One Corvus moneduloides isolate bCorMon1 chromosome 24, bCorMon1.pri, whole genome shotgun sequence DNA segment encodes these proteins:
- the SRPK1 gene encoding SRSF protein kinase 1 isoform X2 — protein sequence MAFSKTIGLSSGIFLSMGGRASCRPDTQHRGPAAHSENDLPEQEEEILGSDDDEQEDPNDYCKGGYHLVKIGDLFNGRYHVIRKLGWGHFSTVWLAWDIQGRRFVAMKVVKSAEHYTETALDEIKLLKSVRNSDPNDPSKERVVQLLDDFKISGVNGSHICMVFEVLGHHLLKWIIKSNYQGLPLPCVKKIIKQVLQGLDYLHTKCRIIHTDIKPENILLCVNDQYIRRLAAEATEWQRSGAPPPSGSAVSTAPQPKPADKMSKNKKKKLKKKQKRQAELLEKRMQEIEEMEKEANPGQTQPEEEEEAQTPLEMLIKVSPPEENVSKKPAQALGQEQSNLMESSVEKRAREINCNGVIPVTDFTNSGNEGSVRLEDDLHNANDCGNHPHTQKAENFHSCNYTQHNSDSENRPQEAMSDSFVPLAPEDSMVCQPTSNEQQAFSEQMNNFQESIRTEIPSEDENENNSPTDNKGKSAAGNFLLNPLEPKNADKLKVKIADLGNACWVHKHFTEDIQTRQYRSLEVLIGSGYNTPADIWSTACMAFELATGDYLFEPHSGEDYSRDEDHIALIIELLGKIPRKLILAGKYSKEFFTKKGDLKHITKLKPWGLFEVLVEKYEWSQDEAAAFTDFLLPMLELIPEKRATAAECLRHPWLNS from the exons ATGGCTTTTTCGAAAACTATTGGGCTGTCTTCGGGAATATTTTTATCCATGGGAGGCCGTGCTTCTTGCAG ACCCGACACCCAGCACCGGGGCCCTGCTGCCCATTCCGAGAATGATCTTCCAGAGCAAGAGGAGGAAATCCTGGGATCAGATGATGATGAGCAAGAGGATCCAAATGATTACTGTAAAG GGGGTTACCACCTTGTGAAAATAGGAGATCTCTTCAATGGACGCTACCATGTGATTCGGAAGCTTGGATGGGGCCACTTCTCCACCGTGTGGCTGGCTTGGGACATCCA AGGGAGGAGATTTGTGgcaatgaaggtggtgaagAGTGCAGAGCACTACACAGAAACAGCACTGGATGAAATCAAGTTGCTGAAATCG GTCCGCAACAGTGATCCAAATGATCCAAGCAAAGAGAGAGTCGTTCAGTTATTAGATGACTTCAAGATTTCAGGAGTGAATGGTTCCC ATATCTGTATGGTGTTTGAAGTTCTAGGGCATCATCTCCTGAAGTGGATCATCAAGTCAAATTACCAGGGTCTTCCGCTCCCTTGTGTcaaaaaaatcatcaaacaG GTTCTTCAGGGTCTGGATTACTTGCATACAAAATGTCGAATCATTCACACAGATATAAAACCTGAGAACATCCTGCTGTGTGTGAATGACCAGTACATTcgcaggctggctgcagaggcaACAGAGTGGCAGAGATCTGGGGCTCCCCCACCGTCTGGCTCTGCAG tGAGCACTGCAccacagccaaaacca GCTGACAAAATGtcaaagaataagaaaaagaagttgaaaaagaagcagaaacgACAGGCTGAGTTGTTGGAGAAGCGAATGCAAGAGATAGAGGAAATGGAGAAGGAGGCAAACCCTGGGCAGACACAAcctgaagaggaggaagaagctcAGACCCCTTTGGAAATGCTCATAAAAGTCAGTCCGCCAGAGGAAAATGTCAGCAAAAAGCCAG CACAAGCCCTTGGACAGGAGCAATCTAATCTCATGGAAAGCAGCGTGGAAAAACGTGCAAGAGAAATCAACTGCAACGGAGTGATCCCAGTGACGGACTTCACAAACTCTGGGAATGAAGGGTCTGTGCGACTTGAGGACGACCTTCACAATGCCAATGACTGTGGCAATCACCCTCACACACAGAAGGCTGAGAACTTCCATAGCTGTAATTACACTCAGCACAACAGTGACTCAGAGAACAGGCCTCAAGAAGCAATGTCGGACTCGTTTGTGCCCTTGGCCCCAGAGGATTCCATGGTGTGTCAGCCCACGTCCAACGAACAGCAGGCATTCAGTGAGCAGATGAACAATTTTCAGGAAAGTATCAGGACAGAGATCCCTTCAGAGGATGAGAATGAGAATAACAGCCCAACAGACAACAAAG GAAAATCAGCTGCTGGGAATTTCCTTCTTAATCCTCTTGAGCCCAAGAATGCAGATAAGCTCAAAGTGAAGATAGCTGACCTAGGAAACGCCTGCTGGGTG cACAAGCATTTCACTGAAGACATCCAGACAAGACAGTACCGGTCCCTGGAGGTGTTGATAGGGTCGGGGTACAACACCCCTGCTGACATCTGGAGCACAGCCTGCATG gCCTTTGAGTTGGCAACAGGGGACTATCTGTTCGAGCCTCACTCTGGGGAAGATTACTCACGAGATGAAG ATCATATTGCATTGATCATAGAACTTCTGGGGAAAATACCTCGCAAGCTCATTTTGGCAGGAAAGTATTCCAAGGAGTTTTTCACCAAAAAAg GTGATCTGAAGCACATCACCAAACTGAAGCCCTGGGGCCTTTTTGAAGTGTTGGTGGAAAAATACGAGTGGTCCCAAGATGAGGCAGCTGCATTCACAGACTTCTTACTCCCTATGCTGGAGCTGATCCCAGAGAAACGAGCTACAGCAGCAGAGTGTCTCAGGCACCCCTGGCTTAACTCCTAG
- the SRPK1 gene encoding SRSF protein kinase 1 isoform X1, with protein MERKVLALQARKKRTKAKKDKAQRKPDTQHRGPAAHSENDLPEQEEEILGSDDDEQEDPNDYCKGGYHLVKIGDLFNGRYHVIRKLGWGHFSTVWLAWDIQGRRFVAMKVVKSAEHYTETALDEIKLLKSVRNSDPNDPSKERVVQLLDDFKISGVNGSHICMVFEVLGHHLLKWIIKSNYQGLPLPCVKKIIKQVLQGLDYLHTKCRIIHTDIKPENILLCVNDQYIRRLAAEATEWQRSGAPPPSGSAVSTAPQPKPADKMSKNKKKKLKKKQKRQAELLEKRMQEIEEMEKEANPGQTQPEEEEEAQTPLEMLIKVSPPEENVSKKPAQALGQEQSNLMESSVEKRAREINCNGVIPVTDFTNSGNEGSVRLEDDLHNANDCGNHPHTQKAENFHSCNYTQHNSDSENRPQEAMSDSFVPLAPEDSMVCQPTSNEQQAFSEQMNNFQESIRTEIPSEDENENNSPTDNKGKSAAGNFLLNPLEPKNADKLKVKIADLGNACWVHKHFTEDIQTRQYRSLEVLIGSGYNTPADIWSTACMAFELATGDYLFEPHSGEDYSRDEDHIALIIELLGKIPRKLILAGKYSKEFFTKKGDLKHITKLKPWGLFEVLVEKYEWSQDEAAAFTDFLLPMLELIPEKRATAAECLRHPWLNS; from the exons ACCCGACACCCAGCACCGGGGCCCTGCTGCCCATTCCGAGAATGATCTTCCAGAGCAAGAGGAGGAAATCCTGGGATCAGATGATGATGAGCAAGAGGATCCAAATGATTACTGTAAAG GGGGTTACCACCTTGTGAAAATAGGAGATCTCTTCAATGGACGCTACCATGTGATTCGGAAGCTTGGATGGGGCCACTTCTCCACCGTGTGGCTGGCTTGGGACATCCA AGGGAGGAGATTTGTGgcaatgaaggtggtgaagAGTGCAGAGCACTACACAGAAACAGCACTGGATGAAATCAAGTTGCTGAAATCG GTCCGCAACAGTGATCCAAATGATCCAAGCAAAGAGAGAGTCGTTCAGTTATTAGATGACTTCAAGATTTCAGGAGTGAATGGTTCCC ATATCTGTATGGTGTTTGAAGTTCTAGGGCATCATCTCCTGAAGTGGATCATCAAGTCAAATTACCAGGGTCTTCCGCTCCCTTGTGTcaaaaaaatcatcaaacaG GTTCTTCAGGGTCTGGATTACTTGCATACAAAATGTCGAATCATTCACACAGATATAAAACCTGAGAACATCCTGCTGTGTGTGAATGACCAGTACATTcgcaggctggctgcagaggcaACAGAGTGGCAGAGATCTGGGGCTCCCCCACCGTCTGGCTCTGCAG tGAGCACTGCAccacagccaaaacca GCTGACAAAATGtcaaagaataagaaaaagaagttgaaaaagaagcagaaacgACAGGCTGAGTTGTTGGAGAAGCGAATGCAAGAGATAGAGGAAATGGAGAAGGAGGCAAACCCTGGGCAGACACAAcctgaagaggaggaagaagctcAGACCCCTTTGGAAATGCTCATAAAAGTCAGTCCGCCAGAGGAAAATGTCAGCAAAAAGCCAG CACAAGCCCTTGGACAGGAGCAATCTAATCTCATGGAAAGCAGCGTGGAAAAACGTGCAAGAGAAATCAACTGCAACGGAGTGATCCCAGTGACGGACTTCACAAACTCTGGGAATGAAGGGTCTGTGCGACTTGAGGACGACCTTCACAATGCCAATGACTGTGGCAATCACCCTCACACACAGAAGGCTGAGAACTTCCATAGCTGTAATTACACTCAGCACAACAGTGACTCAGAGAACAGGCCTCAAGAAGCAATGTCGGACTCGTTTGTGCCCTTGGCCCCAGAGGATTCCATGGTGTGTCAGCCCACGTCCAACGAACAGCAGGCATTCAGTGAGCAGATGAACAATTTTCAGGAAAGTATCAGGACAGAGATCCCTTCAGAGGATGAGAATGAGAATAACAGCCCAACAGACAACAAAG GAAAATCAGCTGCTGGGAATTTCCTTCTTAATCCTCTTGAGCCCAAGAATGCAGATAAGCTCAAAGTGAAGATAGCTGACCTAGGAAACGCCTGCTGGGTG cACAAGCATTTCACTGAAGACATCCAGACAAGACAGTACCGGTCCCTGGAGGTGTTGATAGGGTCGGGGTACAACACCCCTGCTGACATCTGGAGCACAGCCTGCATG gCCTTTGAGTTGGCAACAGGGGACTATCTGTTCGAGCCTCACTCTGGGGAAGATTACTCACGAGATGAAG ATCATATTGCATTGATCATAGAACTTCTGGGGAAAATACCTCGCAAGCTCATTTTGGCAGGAAAGTATTCCAAGGAGTTTTTCACCAAAAAAg GTGATCTGAAGCACATCACCAAACTGAAGCCCTGGGGCCTTTTTGAAGTGTTGGTGGAAAAATACGAGTGGTCCCAAGATGAGGCAGCTGCATTCACAGACTTCTTACTCCCTATGCTGGAGCTGATCCCAGAGAAACGAGCTACAGCAGCAGAGTGTCTCAGGCACCCCTGGCTTAACTCCTAG
- the LHFPL5 gene encoding LHFPL tetraspan subfamily member 5 protein isoform X2, whose protein sequence is MSKLLPAQEAARIYHTNYVRNARAMGVLWALFTLCFSILMVVTFIQPYWIGDSIDTPQAGYFGLFSYCIGNALTGISTFLIIGTILCFSLFFFCNAATVYKVCAWMQLAAATGLMIGCLIYPDGWDSSEVRRMCGDKTDKYTLGACTVRWAYILCIIGILDALILSFLAFVLGNRQDNLLPSDFKVEEKEEGND, encoded by the exons ATGTCCAAGCTGCTGCCGGCGCAGGAGGCGGCGCGGATCTACCACACCAACTACGTGCGGAATGCGCGGGCCATGGGGGTGCTCTGGGCCCTCTTCACGCTCTGCTTCTCCATCCTGATGGTGGTGACCTTCATCCAGCCCTACTGGATCGGCGACAGCATCGACACGCCGCAGGCCGGCTACTTCGGCCTCTTCTCCTACTGCATCGGCAACGCGCTCACCG GCATCTCCACCTTCCTCATCATCGGCACCATCCTCTGCTTCAGCCTCTTCTTCTTCTGCAACGCAGCCACCGTCTACAAAGTCTGTGCCTGGATGCAGCTGGCAGCGG ctaCCGGGCTGATGATCGGCTGCCTGATCTACCCCGACGGCTGGGACTCGAGCGAGGTGAGGCGAATGTGTGGGGACAAAACAGACAAATACACGCTGGGCGCCTGCACCGTGCGCTGGGCCTACATCCTGTGCATCATCGGCATCCTCGACGCCCTCATCCTCTCCTTCCTGGCCTTTGTGCTGGGCAACCGGCAGGACAACCTCCTCCCCTCGGATTTCAAGGTGGAGGAGAAAG AAGAGGGAAATGACTGA
- the LHFPL5 gene encoding LHFPL tetraspan subfamily member 5 protein isoform X1 — translation MSKLLPAQEAARIYHTNYVRNARAMGVLWALFTLCFSILMVVTFIQPYWIGDSIDTPQAGYFGLFSYCIGNALTGELICKGSPLDFGTIPSSAFKTAMFFVGISTFLIIGTILCFSLFFFCNAATVYKVCAWMQLAAATGLMIGCLIYPDGWDSSEVRRMCGDKTDKYTLGACTVRWAYILCIIGILDALILSFLAFVLGNRQDNLLPSDFKVEEKEEGND, via the exons ATGTCCAAGCTGCTGCCGGCGCAGGAGGCGGCGCGGATCTACCACACCAACTACGTGCGGAATGCGCGGGCCATGGGGGTGCTCTGGGCCCTCTTCACGCTCTGCTTCTCCATCCTGATGGTGGTGACCTTCATCCAGCCCTACTGGATCGGCGACAGCATCGACACGCCGCAGGCCGGCTACTTCGGCCTCTTCTCCTACTGCATCGGCAACGCGCTCACCGGTGAGCTCATCTGCAAGGGCAGCCCCCTGGACTTCGGCACCATCCCCTCCAGTGCCTTCAAAACTGCCATGTTCTTCGTAGGCATCTCCACCTTCCTCATCATCGGCACCATCCTCTGCTTCAGCCTCTTCTTCTTCTGCAACGCAGCCACCGTCTACAAAGTCTGTGCCTGGATGCAGCTGGCAGCGG ctaCCGGGCTGATGATCGGCTGCCTGATCTACCCCGACGGCTGGGACTCGAGCGAGGTGAGGCGAATGTGTGGGGACAAAACAGACAAATACACGCTGGGCGCCTGCACCGTGCGCTGGGCCTACATCCTGTGCATCATCGGCATCCTCGACGCCCTCATCCTCTCCTTCCTGGCCTTTGTGCTGGGCAACCGGCAGGACAACCTCCTCCCCTCGGATTTCAAGGTGGAGGAGAAAG AAGAGGGAAATGACTGA
- the CLPS gene encoding colipase, producing the protein MANVLPACLLLALLLLAPALSAQHERGLIFNLEIGELCLQSAQCKSGCCHRVNGLSLARCAPQAAEFQACSPKSIYGVYYKCPCERGLTCDADKTIVGSITNSDFGVCRDPQDSYRRW; encoded by the exons ATGGCCAAcgtgctgcctgcctgcctgctcctggccctgctgctcctggccccaGCCCTGTCGGCACAGCACGAGCGAGGGCTCATCTTCAACTTG GAGATCggggagctgtgcctgcagagtGCCCAGTGCAAGAGCGGCTGCTGCCACCGCGTCAACGGCCTCAGCCTGGCCCGATGTGCTCCGCAGGCAGCTGAGTTCCAGGCGTGCTCCCCAAAG AGCATCTATGGGGTCTACTACAAGTGTCCATGTGAGAGAGGCTTGACCTGTGACGCCGATAAAACCATCGTGGGCTCCATCACCAACAGCGACTTCGGTGTCTGCAGGGACCCCCAGGACTCCTACAGGCGGTGGTGA